Proteins co-encoded in one Amaranthus tricolor cultivar Red isolate AtriRed21 chromosome 7, ASM2621246v1, whole genome shotgun sequence genomic window:
- the LOC130818746 gene encoding uncharacterized protein LOC130818746, translating to MKSNKKYIRTLGSLLQESVDYCFVSDKCFDNSELLVNFEDNLRIQREEFYTLGDPSKCTHVSVVDCWCLLLNENEKNKESSKKFFFNASSSLALLDFNNSGGSQQIDLIYDSWVKWVDFNQVDLSKFDLIVVPILKGSQYFLLLLNMKLRIVQWIDNVNHTAISEEEIRKLGDTMKDLLSTIFDDKMQATDVIPLWKMERVPTDWKTTVRTNIESDVFMMMSMLFFEGTVDFQCPILNAAPLRHVARAKIAGSLVLSDLNKQRSKVLEEVSNFKDKRRSIAKQVSIRRLKIR from the exons atgaaatcaaacaaaaaatatattagaacactTGGTTCGTTACTTCAAGAATcagttgactattgttttgtttcTGATAAATGTTTCGACAATAG TGAATTGCTTGTGAATTTTGAGGACAATTTGAGAATTCAAAGGGAAGAGTTTTATACTCTAGGGGATCCCTCAAAGTGTACTCATGTTTCTGTTGTGGATTGTTGGTGTTTATTactcaatgaaaatgaaaagaacaaagAATCTTCCAAAAAGTTCTTTTTTAATGCTAGTTCTAGT cttgctttgttggattttaataaTAGTGGTGGTTCTCaacaaattgatttaatttatgattcttgggtcaaatgggtggaTTTCAACCAAGTTGATTTGTCTAAGTTTGATctg aTTGTTGTTCCGATACTGAAGGGCAGTCAGTACTTCTTACTtcttttgaatatgaagttaaGAATAGTGCAATGGATTGACAATGTGAACCATACTGCTATTTCagaagaagaaattagaaaGCTAGGTGACACTATG AAAGATTTGCTGTCAACAATTTTTGATGATAAGATGCAAGCTACTGATGTTATTCCATTATGGAAAATGGAACGAGTTCCCACTGATTGGAAAACGACTGTTAGGACTAACATTGAAAGTGATGTATTCATGATGATGAGCATGCTGTTTTTTGAGGGAACAGTTGATTTCCAGTGTCCAATATTGAATGCA gcTCCATTGAGACATGTTGCAAGAGCTAAGATTGCTGGATCTTTGGTGTTATCTGATTTGAACAAACAAAGATCTAAAGTTTTAGAAGAGGTGTCCAATTTTAAGGATAAAAGACGCTCCATTGCCAAACAAGTTTCTATCAGAAGATTAAAGATTCGTTAA
- the LOC130818745 gene encoding uncharacterized protein LOC130818745 gives MAKTRGRSIPVDIPSTSNLHLNSNTRKRRAEETDNVQQRSVRLRSTFQTKSRPSQLIKMIKGFTEKQKISVREIGFGGLLSLKLCRNPSAMLGWLVDCFDPGSCMFSIDSLKCFPISEHDVYDVFCLPLNPNNDVELVSRCANKYNPDFPLKQEFRSFFGFEDTNAAIPLELLERMIPKMIDGGDEFKQLFVLHAISSFLAPTQNRTIDLKIVKSIVDPNKISTFNWCKYVLDQFCDSVVRYRKRKLQFFSRCIVLLEIIYFHRLKFKNISLPSSLPLISHWTDKDVSKRIKEETSANHFGSGLILSTYPVSETMVFEYGQAVGLKVNNVDIGQPSVNEEPFRDQTVQDDDKIEFQLPLNAMRNSDIRRLAEDKICELLMLMRRDTQVVSEFYMEKIKLFLEQKRSFSSPPVPFPDVPSTSSTPFSETQSFFMNPTVLNTIDEIVDTVKWVSSIPRMVNEVFVADEGNVDVVNDVLDEVELEQVVNDVANNVTVF, from the exons atGGCAAAAACAAGAGGTCGCAGTATTCCAGTTGATATTCCCTCCACTTCTAATTTACATTTGAATTCCAACACAAGAAAGAGAAGAGCTGAGGAAACTGACAATGTACAACAAAGGTCTGTAAG ATTGAGATCTacttttcaaacaaaaagtagaccttctcaattgatcaaaatgATAAAGGGATTCACTGAGAAACAAAAAATCTCAGTGAGAGAGATTGGTTTTGGTGGCCTTCTTAGTTTAAAGTTATGTAGAAATCCATCTGCAATGCTTGGTTGGCTTGTAGATTGTTTTGATCCCGGTAGTTGTATGTTTTCAATAGACTCTTTGAAGTGCTTTCCGATTTCTGAACATGATGTATATGATGTTTTTTGTCTACCTCTGAACCCAAACAATGATGTAGAATTAGTTTCAAGGTGTGCGAACAAGTATAATCCTGATTTTCCCTTGAAACAAGAATTTAGATCCTTTTTTGGTTTTGAAGATACAAATGCAGCAATTCCTTTAGAATTGCTTGAACGAATGATCCCTAAGATGATTGATGGTGGGGATGAGTTCAAGCaactttttgttttgcatgctatTTCTTCTTTCTTAGCCCCTACTCAAAACAGAACAATAGACCTTAAGATTGTAAAGTCCATAGTAGATCCGAATAAGATTAGTACTTTTAATTGGTGTAAGTATGTTCTTGATCAGTTTTGTGACTCTGTTGTTAGATATCGTAAAagaaagttacaatttttttctagatgcattgttttgttggaaattatttattttcatcgtTTGAAATTCAAGAATATCTCTTTGCCATCCTCTTTACCTCTTATCTCTCATTGGACTGATAAGGATGTGTCAAAAAGAATTAAGGAGGAAACATCTGCTAATCATTTTGGCAGTGGTTTAATTTTGAGTACATATCCTGTGAGTGAAACAATGGTTTTTGAGTATGGTCAAGCTGTTGGGTTAAAGGTGAACAACGTTGATATTGGACAACCAAGTGTAAATGAAGAACCCTTCAGAGATCAAACAGTGCAAGACGATGATAAAATTGAGTTTCAGTTGCCGTTGAATGCAATGCGTAATTCTGATATACGCCGATTAGCTGAGGAT AAAATATGTGAGTTGCTGATGCTCATGAGGAGGGACACTCAAGTTGTCTCTGAGTTTTACATGGAGAAAATTAAATTGTTCTTAGAACAAAAACGTTCATTTTCTTCTCCTCCTGTCCCTTTTCCTGATGTTCCTTCTACCTCATCCACACCTTTTTCTGAAACCCAAAGTTTTTTTATGAATCCTACCGTGCTGAATACAATTGATGAAATAGTTGACACGGTTAAATGGGTTTCCTCTATTCCAAGGATGGTGAATGAGGTTTTTGTTGCTGATGAGGGTAATGTAGATGTTGTTAATGATGTACTGGATGAGGTTGAATTGGAACAAGTTGTTAATGATGTGGCAAATAATGTCACTGTTTTTTAA